A DNA window from Archocentrus centrarchus isolate MPI-CPG fArcCen1 chromosome 15, fArcCen1, whole genome shotgun sequence contains the following coding sequences:
- the gclc gene encoding glutamate--cysteine ligase catalytic subunit yields the protein MGLLSQGSPLNWEETRKYADHIRKHGIIQFLNIYNKVKDRQKDVLKWGDEVEYMLVEFDDKDEKVRLVLNGGDVLATLQDQGENINPNHPTLWRPEYGSYMIEGTPGQPYGGTMSEFNTVEGNMRKRRREASSVLNPKETLCTITAFPRLGCPGFTKPEYRPTPVEKGVSKSLFFPDEAINRHPRFSTLTRNIRHRRGEKVVINVPIFKDSCTPSPFMEEFPEDDGEAARAALPDHIYMDAMGFGMGNCCLQVTFQACSIDEARYLYDQLATFCPIVMALSAASPLYRGYVSDIDCRWGVISASVDDRTQEERGLKPLKNNKYRIFKSRYDSIDSYLSGCGEKYNDIDLTIDEKIYKQLLSAGIDKLLAQHIAHLFIRDPLSVFEEKIHLDDENSSDHFENLQSTNWQTMRFKPPPPNSEIGWRVEFRPMEVQLTDFENAAYVVFVVLLTRVILSYKLDFLIPLSKVDENMKVAQKRNAVQEGMFYFRKDIFKGCNPVLDGAASAQNGLETDGANEEYTLMSIDTIINGKEGVFQGLIPILNCYLENMEVDVDTRCTILNYLKLIKKRASGELMTMAKWMREFVAKHPDYKQDSVVTDKINFDLLRKCDRIAKGEEQCPELIGNPVNRSQ from the exons ATGGGTCTGCTGTCACAGGGATCTCCACTGAACTGGGAAGAAACCCGAAAGTATGCAGACCATATCAGAAAACACGGCATCATCCAGTTTCTCAACATCTACAATAAGGTGAAGGACCGTCAGAAAGATGTGTTGAAGTGGGGCGATGAG GTCGAgtacatgttggtggaatttgaCGACAAGGATGAGAAGGTTCGGCTCGTCCTGAACGGCGGAGATGTTTTAGCAACTCTCCAAGACCAGGGAGAAAACATCAACCCCAA cCACCCAACACTGTGGAGACCAGAGTATGGTAGCTACATGATTGAGGGAACTCCAGGTCAGCCATACGGTGGGACAATGTCAGAGTTCAACACTGTCGAGGGCAACATGAGGAAGAGACGGCGCGAAGCATCATCTGTTCTGAACCCAAAAGAAACCCTCTGCACCATCACTGCATTTCCAAG GTTAGGTTGCCCAGGTTTTACCAAACCAGAGTACCGACCAACACCTGTTGAAAAGGGAGTGTCCAAGTCACTGTTTTTCCCCGATGAAGCCATCAACAGGCACCCGAGGTTCAG CACCCTAACCAGAAACATACGTCACAGGAGGGGAGAGAAAGTTGTAATAAATGTGCCAA TCTTCAAAGACAGTTGCACTCCATCTCCGTTTATGGAAGAGTTTCCTGAGGATGATGGCGAAGCAGCGAGGGCGGCTCTGCCTGACCATATCTATATGGATGCCATGGGTTTCGGCATGGGCAACTGCTGCCTGCAG GTGACATTCCAGGCTTGCAGCATTGATGAGGCAAGGTATCTTTATGACCAACTAGCAACATTCTGCCCCATCGTG ATGGCACTGAGTGCAGCCTCACCCCTCTACAGAGGCTATGTGTCAGACATCGATTGTCGCTGGGGAGTTATTTCTGCCTCAGTGGACGACAGGACACAGGAGGAGCGTGGGCTGAAG cctttaaaaaacaacaaatacaggATCTTCAAGTCGAGGTATGATTCTATTGACAGCTACCTGTCTGGCTGTGGTGAAAAGTACAATGACATTGATTTGACAATAGACGAGAAGATCTACAAGCAGCTGCTGAGTGCAG GCATCGACAAGCTCCTGGCCCAGCACATAGCACATCTTTTTATACGAGACCCCCTCTCTGTCTTTGAGGAGAAAATACACTTGGATGATGAGAATTCGTCCGATCACTTTGAG AACCTCCAATCGACCAACTGGCAGACGATGAGGTTCAAACCTCCGCCTCCAAACTCTGAGATCGGCTGGAGAGTTGAGTTCCGCCCCATGGAG GTGcagctcactgactttgaaaaTGCTGCGTATGTGGTGTTTGTGGTCCTGCTGACCCGTGTGATCTTGTCCTACAAACTGGACTTCCTAATCCCGTTGTCAAAG GTTGATGAAAACATGAAGGTTGCACAGAAGAGAAACGCTGTCCAGGAGGGAATGTTTTACTTCCGCAAGGACATCTTTAAAG GCTGCAATCCGGTTCTTGATGGCGCTGCGTCTGCCCAGAACGGCTTGGAGACTGACGGTGCTAATGAAGAGTACACCCTGATGAGCATTGACACAATCATCAATGGAAAG GAGGGAGTATTTCAAGGGCTTATCCCAATCCTTAACTGCTATCTGGAAAACATGGAGGTGGATGTGGACACCAGGTGCACTATTTTGAATTATCTGAAGCTCATAAAGAAACGTGCCTCAG GAGAGCTGATGACCATGGCCAAGTGGATGAGGGAGTTTGTCGCAAAGCACCCCGACTACAAGCAGGACAGCGTCGTAACTGACAAGATCAACTTCGACCTGCTCAGAAAGTGCGACAGGATTGCCAAAGGAGAAGAGCAGTGCCCTGAGCTCATTGGCAACCCAGTTAACAGATCCCAGTGA
- the klhl31 gene encoding kelch-like protein 31, protein MAPKKNKATKKNKGDINDMTLMVENSPINKINGLNTLLEGGNGFSCISTEVTDSVYAPNLLEGLSNMRNESFLCDLTVATKSKSFDVHKVVMASCSEYIRNILKKDSALQKIDLNDLSPVGLATAITYAYSGKLTLSLYSIGSTIAAAMLLQIGTLVKMCSDFLMQELSVENCMYVANIADAYDLKETKEAAQKFMRENFIEFSEMEQFLKLTYEQISEFLSDDSLQLPSEVTAFQIAMKWLDFDEKRLKYAADLLTHIRFGTITPQDLVNHVQSVPRMMQDSECHRLLVDAMNYHLLPYQQNILQSRRTKVRGGLKVILTVGGRPALTEKSLSKDVLYRDADNVWNKLTEMPAKSFNQCVAVLDGFLYVTGGEDQNDARNQAKHAVSNFCRYDPRFNAWIHLSNMIQRRTHFSLNTFNGLLFAIGGRNADGVQASVECYVPSSNQWQMKAPMEVPRCCHASSVIDGKILVSGGYINNAYSRSVCSYDPSTDTWQDKSSLSTPRGWHCAATVGDRAYVIGGSQLGGRGERVDVLAVESYNPHNGQWSYCAPLHTGVSTAGISILNNKIYLLGGWNEGEKKYKKCIQVYNPDLNEWSEDDELPEATVGISCCVVTIPTRKTRESRASSVSSAPVSI, encoded by the exons ATGGCACCCAAAAAGAACAAGGCGACCAAAAAGAATAAGGGAGACATAAATGATATGACCTTGATGGTTGAGAACAGCCCCATAAACAAGATTAATGGGTTAAACACTCTACTTGAAGGCGGAAATGGCTTTAGCTGCATTTCAACTGAAGTCACTGATTCTGTGTATGCCCCAAACCTCCTTGAAGGTTTAAGCAACATGAGAAACGAAAGCTTCCTCTGTGATCTAACAGTCGCCACCAAATCAAAGTCATTTGATGTGCACAAGGTTGTCATGGCCTCCTGCAGTGAGTACATTAGAAACATCTTGAAGAAGGACTCAGCCCTCCAAAAGATAGACCTGAACGACCTCTCACCAGTTGGCCTTGCTACTGCGATTACATATGCATACTCGGGAAAGCTCACTCTGTCGCTCTACAGCATCGGCAGCACTATTGCTGCAGCCATGTTGCTGCAGATCGGCACCTTAGTGAAGATGTGCagtgacttcctcatgcaggaGCTCAGTGTGGAGAATTGCATGTATGTAGCCAATATCGCTGATGCCTACGACCTCAAAGAAACCAAGGAGGCGGCTCAGAAGTTCATGAGAGAGAACTTCATCGAGTTTTCTGAGATGGAGCAGTTTCTGAAGCTCACCTACGAGCAGATCAGCGAATTCCTGTCGGATGATTCGCTGCAGCTACCTTCTGAAGTCACAGCCTTCCAGATCGCCATGAAATGGTTGGACTTTGATGAGAAGAGGTTAAAGTATGCAGCAGATCTTCTAACTCATATAAGATTTGGCACTATTACTCCCCAAGACCTGGTGAATCATGTCCAGAGTGTGCCTAGAATGATGCAGGATTCTGAGTGCCACCGCCTCCTTGTCGATGCTATGAATTACCATCTGCTTCCGTACcaacagaacatcctccagtcACGCAGAACAAAGGTACGTGGTGGCCTCAAGGTGATTCTCACAGTTGGTGGTCGCCCTGCCTTGACAGAGAAATCTCTCAGCAAAGACGTTCTCTACAGAGATGCCGATAACGTGTGGAATAAACTGACGGAAATGCCAGCAAAGAGCTTTAATCAGTGTGTTGCAGTCCTGGATGGATTCCTATACGTTACAGGGGGTGAGGACCAGAATGATGCAAGGAACCAGGCAAAGCATGCCGTGAGCAACTTCTGCAG GTATGACCCCCGGTTCAACGCTTGGATACACTTGAGCAACATGATCCAAAGGCGCACCCACTTCAGCCTCAACACCTTCAACGGCCTCTTGTTTGCCATCGGAGGGCGAAATGCTGATGGCGTTCAGGCCTCTGTGGAGTGCTATGTGCCTTCATCCAACCAGTGGCAGATGAAAGCTCCCATGGAGGTGCCCCGCTGCTGTCATGCCAGCTCCGTCATCGATGGCAAGATACTTGTATCTGGAGGTTACATTAATAACGCCTACTCCAGGTCTGTGTGCTCTTACGACCCCTCCACTGACACCTGGCAGGACAAGAGCAGTCTGAGCACACCTCGAGGCTGGCACTGCGCCGCCACTGTGGGAGACCGCGCCTATGTCATTGGCGGAAGCCAGCTGGGAGGCCGTGGCGAGAGGGTGGACGTCCTCGCTGTTGAATCTTACAACCCTCACAACGGGCAGTGGAGCTACTGCGCACCTCTTCACACGGGGGTGAGCACAGCAGGGATTTCCATTTTGAACAACAAGATCTATCTCCTCGGAGGCTGGAACGAGGGCGAGAAGAAGTACAAGAAATGCATTCAGGTTTACAACCCCGACCTCAACGAATGGAGCGAGGATGATGAGCTGCCAGAAGCCACAGTCGGCATTTCGTGCTGTGTCGTCACTATACCGACACGGAAAACACGAGAGTCTAGAGCCAGTTCGGTTTCATCTGCACCAGTCAGTATATAA